A single genomic interval of Oryctolagus cuniculus chromosome 19, mOryCun1.1, whole genome shotgun sequence harbors:
- the LOC127486052 gene encoding uncharacterized protein isoform X2: MVEGPRGRKAASTDTAHDPRSCISFGDCRTYCWGKPDMSLLQHRTQPRILLGSGPPLPSLVPRGMFVPVLCWGSFFMAGPHPRRSCGTQSQALCGPTILLTPASCRPWAAIPLAAFPAFQVGRNHPASQDLHFCGPSSARHFHGYETGHRVDAEVQLLGNLPFLELAQLPCKTWLGLCPGQEQLVSRRGCIL, translated from the exons ATGGTGGAAGGCCCACGTGGACGCAAAGCAGCAAGCACAGACACAGCACATGACCCCAGGAGCTgcatcagctttggaga CTGTCGGACATATTGCTGGGGAAAGCCAGACATGAGCCTCCTTCAGCACCGGACACAGCCTAGGATCCTGCTGGGCTCAGGACCTCCCCTCCCATCTCTAGTCCCACGAG GAATGTTTGTTCCCGTTCTCTGCTGGGGGAGTTTTTTCATGGCGGGGCCTCATCCTCGACGAAGCTGTGGGACTCAGAGCCAGGCTCTGTGTGGCCCGACGATCCTGCTGACCCCGGCCTCCTGCAGACCATGGGCCGCCATACCCCTGGCCGCATTTCCAGCTTTTCAAGTGGGAAGAAACCACCCCGCGTCCCAGGACTTGCACTTCTGTGGGCCATCCTCAGCAAG acattttCATGGATATGAAACTGGACACCGAGTTGACGCTGAAGTTCAGCTGCTGGGTAATCTTCCATTTCTGGAGCTTGCTCAGCTTCCTTGTAAAACCTGGCTGGGCCTTTGCCCTGGACAGGAGCAACTGGTTAGTAGACGTGGCTGCATCCTGTAG